A stretch of Sphingorhabdus sp. YGSMI21 DNA encodes these proteins:
- a CDS encoding 5'-methylthioadenosine/S-adenosylhomocysteine nucleosidase — protein MIDLQPQIDRIAVITGVQDEADAFLRGHNAARHGGPFGDYRTVDHPRLNKVPAKLAIMCSGIGKVHAGAAAMFLRQHFKPDLFLVIGTAGQVSDIDGDCFYLHQSLQADYGTLERFGDHEGFTHYDAGAWPIGPADWSPFAALAQPNGFDLPHARIATADCFVKCPDRSGYLRDVLQADLVDMETAAVAQIAALLGLPWAGIKAVTDGANSDSSGDFHANLERAANRAASEAARFIELL, from the coding sequence GTGATTGATCTCCAACCCCAGATTGATCGAATAGCGGTCATAACCGGCGTCCAAGATGAAGCCGATGCGTTTCTGCGCGGTCACAACGCTGCCAGGCATGGCGGCCCTTTCGGCGATTACCGGACGGTCGATCATCCAAGATTGAACAAGGTCCCGGCCAAGCTTGCGATCATGTGTTCGGGTATCGGCAAGGTCCATGCAGGTGCTGCCGCGATGTTTTTGCGGCAGCATTTCAAACCGGATCTATTCCTTGTTATCGGAACAGCGGGACAGGTGAGCGACATAGACGGGGACTGTTTCTATCTGCACCAAAGCCTGCAAGCCGACTATGGCACGCTGGAAAGATTTGGCGACCATGAAGGCTTTACCCACTATGATGCGGGCGCATGGCCGATTGGCCCGGCCGACTGGTCTCCGTTTGCAGCACTAGCCCAGCCAAATGGGTTCGACCTTCCTCATGCCCGCATCGCCACCGCCGACTGTTTCGTCAAATGCCCCGATCGCTCAGGCTATCTGCGCGATGTCTTGCAGGCCGATCTGGTAGATATGGAAACCGCTGCGGTGGCCCAGATAGCCGCGCTGCTCGGCCTGCCCTGGGCCGGGATCAAGGCAGTAACCGACGGCGCCAACAGCGACAGTTCCGGCGACTTTCACGCCAATCTCGAAAGGGCCGCCAACCGCGCCGCCAGCGAGGCAGCGCGGTTTATAGAATTGCTGTAG
- a CDS encoding carotenoid oxygenase family protein produces MASAIEKTIRAAVTPVMGAVSSFNRKRLEKPEGGHPYLTGVHKPMTEEVTLADLDVDGTIPAQLDGRYLRIGPNPVQAPDEASYHWFTGDGMAHGIRIVDGKAEWYRNRWIRSNKVSDALGEERKPGTRKPRTDNANTNIVGINGRTFAIVEAGGFPVEMSAELDTIAHNPFDNTLNHAFSAHPHLDPATGEMHAICYDAPVMDKVWHVVLDKDGKVRREEPIPVRQGPSIHDCQITENHVLVFDLPATFSMKRMLAGFEFPYDWNPEHGARVGLCPREGLGMETIWCELDEPCYVYHPANAFETADGKVIVDVVVHESTYARTTFGPGGEWSRLERWTVDPVSKKVDRKILDDRAQEFPRYDERKTMQPYRYIYDIALAGRPDELDMAGTELFKHDLEEGSKLVRDFGLGCHPGEFVFVPRSPDAAEDEGWLIGLVIDAEQEKTELHILNADDFLGEPQAVIHLPHRIPPGFHGNWVAS; encoded by the coding sequence ATGGCCTCTGCAATTGAAAAAACTATCCGTGCCGCCGTTACGCCCGTCATGGGCGCCGTGTCGAGCTTCAACCGCAAGCGGCTGGAAAAGCCCGAGGGCGGGCATCCCTATCTGACCGGTGTCCACAAGCCGATGACCGAAGAGGTGACGCTGGCGGACCTCGACGTGGACGGTACAATTCCGGCCCAGCTTGACGGTCGCTATCTGCGGATCGGTCCCAATCCGGTCCAGGCGCCGGACGAGGCGAGTTATCACTGGTTCACCGGCGACGGCATGGCCCATGGCATCCGGATCGTTGATGGCAAGGCGGAATGGTATCGCAACCGCTGGATCCGGTCGAACAAGGTGAGCGATGCGCTCGGCGAAGAGCGCAAGCCGGGCACCCGCAAGCCGCGCACCGACAATGCCAATACCAATATCGTCGGCATCAACGGCCGGACCTTCGCGATCGTCGAAGCGGGGGGCTTTCCGGTCGAAATGTCCGCAGAACTGGACACGATTGCGCATAATCCGTTCGATAATACACTGAATCACGCCTTTTCTGCCCACCCCCATCTCGATCCGGCCACCGGCGAGATGCACGCCATCTGCTATGACGCGCCGGTGATGGACAAGGTCTGGCATGTGGTGCTGGACAAGGACGGCAAGGTCCGCCGCGAGGAACCGATTCCGGTGCGCCAGGGGCCATCGATCCACGATTGCCAGATTACCGAAAACCATGTGCTGGTTTTCGATCTGCCGGCGACTTTTTCGATGAAGCGGATGCTCGCCGGATTCGAATTCCCCTATGACTGGAACCCGGAGCATGGCGCCCGCGTCGGCCTGTGCCCGCGCGAGGGGCTGGGTATGGAGACCATCTGGTGCGAGCTGGACGAGCCCTGCTATGTCTATCATCCTGCCAATGCCTTCGAAACCGCCGACGGCAAGGTGATTGTCGATGTCGTGGTGCACGAAAGCACCTACGCACGAACAACCTTCGGTCCGGGCGGCGAATGGTCACGGCTGGAACGCTGGACCGTCGATCCGGTGAGCAAGAAAGTCGACCGCAAGATTCTGGACGACCGGGCGCAGGAATTCCCGCGCTATGACGAGCGGAAAACGATGCAGCCCTATCGCTATATCTACGATATCGCGCTGGCGGGCCGTCCCGATGAACTGGATATGGCGGGCACCGAATTGTTCAAACATGATCTGGAAGAGGGCAGCAAGCTGGTGCGCGATTTCGGTCTGGGCTGCCATCCGGGCGAATTTGTCTTCGTGCCCCGCTCGCCGGATGCGGCCGAGGACGAGGGCTGGCTGATCGGTCTGGTGATCGACGCGGAGCAGGAGAAAACCGAATTGCACATCCTCAACGCCGACGATTTTCTAGGCGAGCCGCAGGCGGTGATCCATCTGCCGCATCGCATCCCTCCGGGATTCCACGGTAACTGGGTGGCGAGCTAG
- a CDS encoding TetR/AcrR family transcriptional regulator, with amino-acid sequence MLPILTVSGPYHHGDLRAAALQLGMERLENQEQPDLGLRALARDLGVSATALYRHFPNKDALLDALALEGLNRLGGNQAEAAAKAGGGRDGFGEVGVTYVKWAVEHPALLRLIYNRVGQVDLAADDPTAMGEAFYQLRAGIAATMPDDMPNDQRAAAALHAWSLVHGLAMLILDGQVAYDPEMVRKVVLMKDFGDC; translated from the coding sequence ATGCTTCCAATTCTTACAGTGAGCGGGCCCTATCATCACGGGGATCTGCGCGCTGCGGCGCTGCAATTGGGGATGGAGCGGCTGGAAAATCAGGAACAGCCGGATCTTGGCCTGCGTGCCCTTGCCCGCGATCTCGGGGTCTCGGCAACCGCGCTTTACCGCCATTTTCCGAACAAGGATGCCCTGCTGGATGCGCTGGCGCTGGAAGGCCTCAACCGGCTCGGCGGGAACCAGGCAGAGGCGGCCGCGAAAGCCGGCGGCGGCCGCGACGGTTTCGGCGAAGTCGGCGTAACCTATGTCAAATGGGCGGTCGAACACCCCGCCCTGTTGCGGCTGATCTACAACCGCGTCGGCCAGGTCGATCTGGCTGCCGATGATCCTACCGCGATGGGCGAGGCCTTTTACCAGCTGCGCGCCGGCATCGCCGCAACCATGCCGGACGATATGCCGAACGACCAGCGGGCGGCCGCCGCTCTCCACGCATGGTCGCTGGTCCACGGTCTCGCCATGCTGATCCTCGACGGGCAGGTGGCCTACGATCCCGAGATGGTGCGCAAGGTGGTGCTGATGAAGGATTTCGGCGACTGCTGA
- a CDS encoding sulfatase-like hydrolase/transferase, with translation MRDFFTKGDLPAKLYTGIILGLMGVLTALELALADRKYGLFTGGFGQSQAVDTLTERMIFLAGYFSAMALLLFGIWWIIVRLFRSRRSWPPLFLLVTIAGGTYVLLLALTFQLHQYFSDTMSFALMANLGGGSLTDALLFASNEIVLGAAVLVIGLIAYVYSFRLLSRKFPTRAGHREWPAHGRRAMLAFVSTLLLAIAVPAASADVKNGLNRTLAWGLFTQAANQITDFDRDGYGWVSSMPDRHPFNSARYPLALDIPGNGIDEDGYGGDLELAPMPTQPPATLITGKRPHLILIVMESARYDVIGKRIDGKPVAPNLEAIAESGSLVSPAFSHVGFTTASLKSLFGGALQPADGSPSLFRELKSSGYGIAVFSGQPEDFGDISETVGMRENADIFIDGEKLKHLRAFGNGAQGSILVDEKHLLKAFAEEYRQPAKWQQPQFLYFNFQSPHFPYFHEGMPVKLTDRPLPRPEINAGNRDRLQRTYWNAVHYSDQQLGILVSRLKRDGLWEDSVVVITGDHGEDLFEDGFLGHGHNINIRQYGTFLVTNRPGVEASGPIGMSDYRTIILSLLKGEKPEIPAEPVLMTVGDLERPTQIGIAESASTLTSLRLDTGEACMVEKKQCAGAGDLTGAFRDRVDRLIRVWGSARWQNRSDPERD, from the coding sequence ATGAGAGATTTCTTCACCAAAGGTGACTTGCCGGCCAAGCTCTATACCGGAATAATTCTCGGGCTGATGGGGGTGCTTACCGCGCTCGAGCTCGCCCTGGCCGACCGCAAATACGGACTTTTCACCGGTGGCTTCGGCCAGTCGCAGGCGGTCGACACGCTGACCGAGCGCATGATCTTCCTTGCCGGCTATTTCTCCGCGATGGCGTTGCTGCTTTTCGGCATCTGGTGGATCATCGTCCGGCTGTTCCGAAGCCGGAGGTCCTGGCCTCCGTTGTTCCTTCTGGTGACGATTGCAGGGGGAACCTATGTCCTGCTGCTCGCTCTTACTTTCCAGCTACACCAATATTTCAGCGACACGATGAGTTTCGCTCTTATGGCCAATCTCGGCGGCGGCAGTCTGACCGATGCGCTGCTATTTGCCTCGAACGAGATTGTTCTCGGCGCCGCGGTGCTGGTCATCGGCCTGATCGCCTATGTCTATTCATTCCGGCTACTGTCGCGAAAATTTCCGACGCGCGCCGGCCATCGCGAATGGCCAGCCCATGGCCGCCGGGCCATGCTTGCATTCGTCTCGACGCTTCTGCTGGCGATCGCGGTGCCGGCGGCATCAGCCGATGTGAAAAATGGTCTCAACCGCACGCTCGCCTGGGGGCTGTTCACGCAAGCAGCCAACCAGATTACCGACTTTGACCGTGACGGCTATGGCTGGGTCTCCAGCATGCCGGACCGGCATCCATTCAACAGCGCCCGCTATCCGCTGGCGCTGGATATCCCGGGGAACGGAATCGATGAGGATGGCTATGGCGGCGATCTGGAACTGGCGCCCATGCCAACGCAACCGCCGGCCACCCTGATAACGGGCAAACGTCCGCATCTGATCCTGATCGTCATGGAGAGCGCGCGCTATGATGTGATTGGCAAGCGCATCGATGGCAAGCCGGTTGCGCCCAATCTCGAAGCCATTGCCGAATCCGGCAGCCTTGTCTCTCCGGCCTTCAGCCATGTGGGCTTTACCACCGCATCGCTCAAATCGCTGTTTGGCGGGGCCCTGCAACCGGCAGACGGATCACCCTCGCTGTTCCGCGAACTCAAGTCCAGCGGCTATGGAATCGCGGTCTTTTCCGGGCAGCCGGAGGATTTCGGTGATATTTCGGAGACCGTCGGCATGCGCGAGAATGCCGATATCTTTATCGATGGCGAGAAGCTGAAACATCTGCGCGCTTTCGGCAATGGTGCCCAGGGTTCGATCCTGGTCGACGAGAAACATCTGCTGAAAGCCTTTGCCGAAGAATATCGGCAGCCCGCGAAATGGCAGCAACCGCAATTTCTCTATTTCAATTTCCAGTCTCCGCATTTTCCCTATTTTCACGAGGGAATGCCCGTCAAACTGACCGACAGGCCCCTGCCCCGGCCCGAGATCAACGCCGGTAACCGGGACCGGCTGCAGCGGACCTACTGGAACGCGGTCCACTATTCCGACCAGCAACTTGGCATTCTGGTTTCCCGCCTGAAGCGGGACGGCCTGTGGGAGGACAGCGTGGTTGTCATTACCGGCGACCATGGCGAAGACCTGTTCGAGGACGGATTTCTCGGCCATGGCCACAATATCAACATTCGCCAATATGGCACGTTTCTGGTAACCAACCGTCCGGGCGTTGAGGCCAGCGGCCCGATTGGCATGAGCGACTATCGCACCATCATATTGTCGCTGCTCAAGGGCGAAAAACCGGAGATCCCGGCAGAACCCGTGCTGATGACGGTCGGCGACCTCGAACGGCCGACACAGATCGGCATCGCCGAAAGCGCCTCGACGCTTACTTCGCTGCGGCTCGACACCGGCGAGGCCTGTATGGTCGAAAAGAAACAATGCGCCGGCGCCGGCGACCTGACCGGAGCTTTCAGGGACCGCGTCGACCGGCTGATCCGCGTCTGGGGATCGGCAAGATGGCAGAACCGGAGCGATCCGGAGCGCGATTGA
- the rpoB gene encoding DNA-directed RNA polymerase subunit beta, translated as MATQAASVKTTAPTPTRKKRIRKIFGDIHEVIEMPNLIEVQRESYEQFLRSDPSIGYVSGLEKTLRSVFPIRDFAGTAEMDFVNYQLEDPKYNVEECRQRGITYAAPMKVTLRLIVFEVDPETEARSVLDIKEQDVYMGDMPLMTKNGTFVINGTERVIVSQMHRSPGVLFDHDRGKTHSSGKFLFAARVIPYRGSWLDFEFDAKDIVNVRIDRKRKLPVTALLRSLGDAILEVKEKKPDFKVGEMVRVSGMKQPAEILEIDGNLITIREPMGAIEFNGGKIEDEGRTKSAEIVKIVKQGYSEEDILNLFYERIVYKRAKDGWTIPFVAEQWRGIKPTFDIVDAQSGEVVFEAATKITPRAAKKAESDGMKNIVIPTEEIFGRYSAFDLINEKTGEIYIEAGDEVTAENLEKIDGAGIDALELLDIDHVTTGPWIRNTLKVDKAEDRDGALSDIYRVMRPGEPPTRETAEALFEGLFFDPERYDLSAVGRVKLNMRLELDAPADYTILRKEDILAVVKTLVDLKDGKGEVDDIDNLGNRRVRSVGELLENQYRVGLLRMERAVKERMSSVDVSTVMPNDLINAKPAVATVREFFGSSQLSQFMDQTNPLSEVTHKRRVSALGPGGLTRERAGFEVRDVHPTHYGRICPIETPEGPNIGLINSLASFSRVNQYGFIETPYRKVVDNKVTNDVVYLSAMEEQKHTVAQANAELTEDGSFVEEIVSSRQAGEFLMAPRDIITLMDVSPKQLVSVAASLIPFLENDDANRALMGSNMQRQAVPLVKAEAPFVGTGMEETVARDSGAAIAARRAGIVDQVDATRIVIRASGAVEAGKSGVDIYTLQKFQRSNQNTCINQRPLVKVGEIVQQGDTIADGPSTDMGELALGKNSLVAFMPWNGYNYEDSILISERIVKDDVFTSIHIEEFEVMARDTKLGPEDITRDIPNVGEEALRNLDEAGIVYIGAEIEPGDILVGKITPKGESPMTPEEKLLRAIFGEKASDVRDTSLRLPPGVAGTVVEVRVFNRHGIDKDERALAIEREEIGRFTKDRDDERAILNRATFNTLKDMLIGQTATSAPKPMKKGATITEESLSELEQVDWWKIAVKDDQVQSDFEATRQQYDEAIKLINERFEDRREKLERGDELAPGVLKMVKVFVAVKRKLQPGDKMAGRHGNKGVISRILPQEDMPFLEDGTPVDIVLNPLGVPSRMNVGQIFETHLGWAARGLGQQVTEALEEWKLANPDPQAAPPPDAVKERLKVIYGEQYHEDIDSRDTSEIVEMVGHLRHGVPMGTPVFDGAHESDISDMLELAGLDRSGQVNLYDGRTGDKFDRKVTVGYIYMLKLHHLVDDKIHARSIGPYSLVTQQPLGGKAQFGGQRFGEMEVWALQAYGAAYTLQEMLTVKSDDVIGRTKVYEAIVKGDDTFEAGVPESFNVLVKEMRSLGLNIQLSSFGDEDDEDDDGIAIAAE; from the coding sequence ATGGCTACCCAAGCAGCTTCGGTCAAAACGACGGCTCCGACCCCCACCCGCAAGAAGCGCATTCGCAAGATCTTCGGCGACATTCACGAAGTCATCGAGATGCCGAATCTCATCGAGGTTCAGCGCGAATCATATGAACAGTTTCTGCGTTCTGATCCTTCGATCGGATATGTCTCCGGCCTCGAAAAGACGCTGCGCAGCGTATTCCCGATCCGCGATTTTGCCGGTACTGCCGAAATGGACTTCGTCAACTATCAGCTCGAAGATCCCAAATATAATGTCGAGGAATGCCGCCAGCGGGGCATCACCTATGCCGCGCCGATGAAGGTCACTCTCCGCCTGATCGTGTTCGAGGTCGACCCCGAAACAGAAGCACGCTCGGTTCTCGATATCAAGGAACAAGACGTTTACATGGGCGACATGCCTTTGATGACCAAGAACGGTACGTTCGTCATCAACGGCACGGAGCGCGTCATTGTCAGCCAGATGCACCGTTCGCCCGGTGTCCTGTTTGACCATGACCGCGGCAAGACACACTCGTCCGGCAAATTCCTTTTCGCCGCCCGCGTTATTCCATACCGCGGCAGCTGGCTCGACTTTGAATTTGACGCCAAAGATATCGTCAACGTCCGTATCGACCGCAAGCGCAAGCTGCCGGTGACCGCATTGCTGCGTTCGCTGGGTGACGCGATTCTGGAAGTCAAAGAGAAGAAGCCTGATTTCAAGGTCGGCGAGATGGTTCGTGTCAGCGGCATGAAACAGCCTGCCGAAATTCTCGAGATTGACGGCAATCTGATCACGATCCGCGAACCCATGGGCGCGATCGAATTTAACGGCGGCAAGATCGAAGACGAAGGCCGCACCAAGAGCGCCGAAATCGTCAAGATCGTCAAGCAGGGCTATTCGGAAGAAGATATCCTCAACCTGTTCTACGAGCGCATCGTTTACAAGCGCGCGAAAGACGGCTGGACCATTCCTTTCGTCGCCGAACAATGGCGCGGCATCAAGCCGACCTTTGACATTGTCGACGCGCAGAGCGGAGAAGTCGTTTTTGAAGCAGCGACCAAGATCACCCCGCGCGCTGCCAAGAAGGCCGAATCCGATGGCATGAAAAACATCGTCATCCCGACCGAGGAAATTTTCGGTCGCTACAGCGCCTTTGACCTGATCAACGAGAAAACCGGCGAAATCTACATCGAAGCCGGTGACGAAGTAACCGCCGAAAATCTCGAGAAGATTGACGGTGCCGGCATCGACGCGCTCGAACTGCTCGACATCGACCATGTCACAACCGGTCCGTGGATCCGCAACACGCTGAAGGTCGACAAGGCCGAAGACCGCGACGGCGCGCTTTCCGATATCTACCGCGTCATGCGTCCTGGCGAACCGCCAACGCGCGAAACCGCCGAAGCTCTTTTCGAAGGCCTGTTCTTCGATCCGGAACGCTATGACCTGTCTGCTGTGGGCCGTGTCAAACTCAACATGCGCCTCGAGCTGGATGCGCCAGCGGATTACACCATCCTGCGCAAGGAAGACATTCTCGCGGTTGTCAAAACCTTGGTCGATCTGAAAGACGGCAAGGGCGAAGTCGATGACATCGACAATCTCGGCAACCGCCGTGTCCGTTCCGTTGGCGAACTGCTGGAAAACCAGTATCGCGTCGGCCTTCTCCGCATGGAGCGCGCCGTCAAGGAGCGCATGAGCAGCGTCGACGTATCCACCGTGATGCCGAACGATCTGATCAATGCGAAGCCTGCGGTTGCTACCGTTCGCGAATTCTTCGGCTCCTCGCAGCTGTCGCAGTTCATGGATCAGACCAATCCGCTTTCGGAAGTCACCCATAAACGCCGCGTATCAGCCTTGGGCCCCGGTGGTCTGACCCGTGAACGGGCCGGCTTTGAAGTCCGCGACGTTCACCCGACCCATTATGGCCGTATCTGCCCGATTGAAACGCCGGAAGGCCCGAACATCGGTCTGATCAACTCGCTGGCATCGTTCAGCCGCGTCAACCAGTACGGCTTTATCGAAACGCCATACCGGAAAGTCGTGGACAACAAGGTCACCAATGACGTTGTCTATCTTTCCGCCATGGAAGAGCAGAAGCACACCGTGGCTCAGGCAAATGCCGAGCTGACCGAAGACGGCAGCTTCGTCGAGGAAATCGTTTCCTCGCGTCAGGCTGGCGAATTCCTGATGGCGCCGCGCGACATCATCACGCTGATGGACGTCAGCCCGAAACAGCTGGTTTCGGTTGCTGCCTCGCTCATTCCGTTCCTGGAAAACGATGACGCCAACCGCGCGCTCATGGGATCGAACATGCAACGCCAGGCTGTGCCTCTGGTGAAAGCCGAAGCACCGTTTGTCGGAACCGGCATGGAAGAAACCGTGGCCCGCGACTCTGGCGCAGCCATCGCGGCCCGCCGCGCCGGCATCGTCGATCAGGTGGATGCCACCCGTATCGTCATCCGCGCATCGGGCGCTGTCGAAGCCGGCAAATCCGGTGTCGACATCTACACGCTGCAGAAATTCCAGCGGTCCAACCAGAACACCTGCATCAACCAGCGTCCGCTGGTGAAGGTCGGCGAAATCGTCCAGCAGGGCGACACGATCGCCGACGGTCCGTCCACAGACATGGGCGAACTGGCACTCGGCAAGAACAGCCTCGTCGCTTTCATGCCCTGGAATGGCTACAACTACGAGGATAGTATCCTCATCTCCGAACGGATCGTGAAAGACGACGTCTTCACCTCGATCCACATCGAAGAATTTGAAGTCATGGCCCGCGATACCAAGCTTGGCCCCGAAGATATCACCCGCGACATTCCGAATGTCGGCGAGGAAGCCCTGCGCAACCTCGACGAAGCAGGCATTGTCTATATCGGTGCGGAAATCGAGCCTGGCGATATTCTCGTCGGCAAGATCACGCCAAAGGGCGAATCGCCGATGACGCCGGAAGAAAAGCTTCTGCGCGCCATCTTCGGTGAAAAAGCGTCTGACGTCCGTGACACCTCCCTGCGCCTGCCGCCCGGCGTCGCCGGGACGGTCGTCGAAGTCCGTGTCTTCAACCGCCACGGCATCGACAAGGACGAACGCGCGCTGGCGATCGAACGCGAGGAAATCGGTCGCTTTACCAAGGATCGCGACGACGAACGCGCCATTCTCAACCGTGCGACTTTCAACACGCTGAAAGACATGCTGATCGGCCAGACCGCGACGTCCGCGCCCAAGCCGATGAAGAAGGGTGCGACGATCACCGAGGAAAGCCTGTCCGAACTGGAACAGGTCGACTGGTGGAAGATCGCCGTCAAGGATGATCAGGTTCAGTCCGATTTCGAAGCCACCCGTCAGCAATATGACGAAGCGATCAAGCTGATCAACGAACGGTTCGAAGACCGTCGCGAGAAGCTGGAACGCGGTGACGAACTCGCACCGGGCGTGCTGAAGATGGTCAAGGTCTTTGTCGCGGTGAAGCGCAAGCTGCAACCGGGCGACAAAATGGCCGGCCGTCACGGCAACAAGGGCGTTATCTCGCGCATCCTGCCACAGGAAGACATGCCGTTCCTCGAAGACGGTACGCCGGTTGACATCGTGCTCAACCCGCTGGGTGTGCCTTCGCGAATGAACGTCGGACAGATTTTCGAAACCCATCTGGGCTGGGCCGCACGTGGTCTGGGCCAGCAGGTCACCGAAGCTCTGGAAGAATGGAAGCTTGCCAACCCCGATCCACAGGCAGCACCGCCACCGGATGCGGTCAAGGAGCGGCTCAAGGTCATTTACGGCGAACAATATCACGAAGATATCGACAGCCGTGACACTTCCGAGATCGTTGAAATGGTCGGCCATCTGCGTCACGGTGTTCCGATGGGCACGCCGGTATTTGACGGTGCGCATGAAAGCGATATTTCCGACATGCTCGAACTGGCAGGTCTGGATCGCAGCGGTCAGGTCAATCTCTATGATGGCCGTACCGGTGACAAGTTCGACCGCAAGGTGACCGTGGGCTATATCTACATGCTCAAACTGCACCATCTGGTCGACGACAAGATCCATGCTCGCTCGATTGGCCCCTACAGCCTTGTCACGCAGCAGCCTCTCGGCGGTAAAGCCCAGTTCGGCGGACAGCGTTTCGGGGAAATGGAAGTCTGGGCACTGCAGGCATATGGCGCGGCTTACACGCTGCAGGAAATGCTGACGGTCAAGTCCGATGACGTGATTGGCCGGACCAAGGTTTACGAAGCGATCGTCAAGGGTGACGATACGTTCGAAGCCGGCGTTCCGGAAAGCTTCAATGTTCTGGTCAAGGAAATGCGGTCGCTCGGCCTCAACATCCAACTCTCCAGCTTTGGTGACGAAGATGATGAAGACGACGACGGGATTGCGATAGCGGCGGAGTGA